The Rhododendron vialii isolate Sample 1 chromosome 3a, ASM3025357v1 nucleotide sequence TTCAGGCGGTTCAAAACCTCTACTGGGCGACCTACTTGTCATTGGAGGGACATTCTTCTTTGCAATTAGCAATGTTGGTGAGGTTGGTGGGTCAATATGTTAagtcttccccccccccccccccccccccggccccctCCTCTCTCAGCCTATCTCTCAGCCTAAGAAGCACAAACACGGATACGGGATATGGACACGACACTGACACGTGGACACATCATTTCTCTGAAAATTAGGACACAGACACATCGGGGACACGTCAAATGTGGAGTGTATTTGTATTATAGAGGTATGTTATGATTTCATATAAACGTCAAAGACATTTTAACAAGCCCTTAGCATGTTCCAAGAGTGTTGCCAATATGTCCTAGAGTATCCCCAATGTGTCTAAGTAAAgcaaatataataaaaacatTAGACAAGTATTTAGGCATGCTCAATACATGTCCAGAGTGTATCATGTCATGTCCGTGATCGACACGTGTCGGACACAGATATGTGAGGCCAGTAGACGTGTCTGTGCTTCTTAGCTCTCGGCATGTAAATCTGGTAAAGCAttggaatatcttcttcttATATGTTTATAGGCCTAGAAATTAAGTGTTCGCATCTGAGAACGTTCATTATGACTTGCTAAATGCAGGAGTTTTGTGTTAAGAAGAAAGATCGCGTTGAAGTAGTTTCAATGATTGGTCTTTTTGGAACACTTGTGAGTGTGTGCCAGATGTATCCTTTATTCCTTTACGttgaaaaataagaatcaaCAGCTTGAATTTTACTTTCTTCTGGAAAAACTTTATTCTCTCGTCTTGTATTTTAGCTTCAAAAGCAATAGCTTTAGGACATCATTTATCTTACGTTTTCAGTAACGTGAAGAATAGTATTCCGTCCGTTCCCTAACATTGTTCTAGAGCAATTATGGAGAGGAAGACTCTGGAATCAGTACAATGGTCTGCAGAAATTGTAAGTAAAGATTAGTCTTGGTAGTTTGCTTCAGTGCATTGCTATCTCAAGCTTTTGACTCGATTGAACTTGGATATTTGCATTGCTCTGTTCAGACCATTGAGTTTTCATACGGCTCTGTTTGGAGCATGATGAAAGAAATGGGATAGGAGGGAAAATATGAAAGAAATGAGGGGGaaagttaaaaaagaaattggagGAAAAGTTGCATTGTATTTGATATTTACCCTAATCTTTCTTGAAGAACTaaacaaaagaaggaaaattttaattttctcttcCAAACAGTGCCTGAATTTCTCTTTTCTGCTTATtttatcagtttttttttttttggatgttaCAGCTTAAGTCCAGCAACCCGTTTAGCAGCAATTTATGTAAGGGGAGGACTTAGAATTAGGGGAATGAGCGAGGTGTACAATGTATTAACCTTCTTAAAACGggcttcttattttttggtggaACTAGTCTGTGTCTTTCCAGATACAAAAGTTGGTTTAGCTGACATGCTGAGTTTCTAATGCTGCGGGCTTAGACTATAGGGCCTAATGTCAGAATGTAATAATCAAGATGTATTATTTTCCTTGGCAACAGCCCCACCTGGCAATTTGTTTAGATGATGCCTGCCTTGTATATGGAATATGAATTGCAAGcttatttttctatcaattgGGAAACTTTGAGTCGTGAAAGTTGACGAAAAGGAGACCACAGAAAGACAGTAAATTAGCCACTTATATTGCCTCCTTTTGCTCATGTCCAAAGAGGGAATTATTTGTCTCTGAGTGCATTTATGTAttctttttatgtttcttttcatttccgCAATGGACTTCAATATGTCTCTGTGGGTTTATAATCCAAAATACCATCCATGTTGCGGTAACTACGTCTTTATGTTGTTTACAGATTTTAACCTTCGCTGGCTATGCGTTTGCAAGCTTTATGTTTTACACTTTGGTTCCTTTCGTTCTACAGGTCAGTTTCTCTCTTAATTGACACTGACTGATATTTTCTTTCCCCTTGTATATGAAATTGATGTAATTTTCAGCAGACTTTGTGAGCAGACTTTGTGCTACATGTCGAATCTCACCTATAAGAATAGTGTGGAAGAAGTAGCCATAATTTTTTAACCCTACGATTCTCCTAAATTCATACCAGATTCTGATCATTTGAAGCCTGAAACTCTAAAACCCATCCTCATTTCGGTTTGTGGGCACTCAGTATGAACTTGTTGAATTATGCATTGATAGCTCccaggacttcttcacgaagaaaggaaaatattaaACTTCTCTGAGTGAAGCTGCTTGATTTGGATGATCTACTTTCTTTAATCAATTATAATTTGGAAACAGATGAGCGGAGCGACAATGTTCAACCTATCTATACTTACGTCGGACATGTGGGCTGTCATCATTCGCATATTCTTCTATCATCAGCAGGTTCTCTTTCATAATTAACTAGAACTTGACCTCTCTACATCACTCTATCTAGTTGTACAAGTAGTTATAAGCTGACACTTGCCGTTCTTTTAGAATTGGTACCTTTCATAACATAACAAAACTGACCTGATACAATTTCCATTTGCAGGTTGACTGGTTATACTATCTGTCATTTGCGATTGTTGTTGTTGGACTAGTTATATATTCAAAAACGTAAGTGCTAGCCCCTTCTTCTAAAGTAGCCAGCTGTATATGTCGGGTGTTTATCATAGTTGTGGAAACAAAATCACGATTCTCTTTAGATTATGGATTGTGGATTCTAGTTTATGCTGGGAAACTTGTTTAGTCCAGCCGTGAGGTTAGGATTTAAGCTGTAGCCAAAGCTAGTAGTGTTTGATgcaaaagcttttttttttgtcaataacctGGGACAcgacatcaattgtgagagtccacgagataatcatgctcaacaactcaaccaatataagaaataagcccatcaagggaagaaacaaagaaagaaaggaaggaaaagatCCTCTAAggaagaacacccacacgcTGGTAGGAAGATTCGACCTCCTAACCTCCTAATTAGATGCAAGAGTCTTGGCCAACTAAGCTAGTCCCGGTTGGTTAATTTGATGCAAAAGCTAGAATTTAGTATTTTAGATCATTTGGAATCCGAAATATGTCTCCAAAGCACCCGAAACTCAGCTTCGTAAATTCATATTTTAAGGCCATTTCCAGCTTTTACTAATCCTTGAGAATCCAAAATTTGGTACTTTTTTCCCTAAAACTATAAGTCAATAACCGTTGTTTTTTGCTGTATATTGTTTTCTTGGACAGTGAGAAGGATCCCGTATCTATACCAGCTCTTGAGAATAGGAATGTGCCGTACCAAGTGCTTGGTGAAGAAGGTGTAGAATCTAGAAACGAGACCATAGCCTcgtgatgcaaaaaaaaaaagaaatcatgGTGGCCTAGGATCATTTTATTTCCTCATGCCGAAAATACAACGGTAAGAATTAGAGCCTTCTTAATATTACCgatttttcttgacttttaactATGCATATAAGCTTGAAGCTTGTGAAAGTGATGAAATTACTTTCTACTTGCAGAAAATGTCAATATTCGTGCTCCTTATATTTCACCGGCTGTCTGAATATGCCGATAGATGGTTTTGAGGGCTGCGTTTCCGGGCCTTTTTAGAGGTTGCCACTGACGGTTGGATCCAAGGGCAATAAGAGAACATTACTTCTGTAACAAgtacagaaaaataaaaaaaacctcctCCACATAGTTAAAGTAGGTAATTCTCTTGTATGTCTCCTTGTTTTGTTGTccatttttatgttttaagcATATTGGAAGTTTGGAACTAGTGAACATCACATAGTTACAGCTTAAGAGTTCtctgcaattttgaagttgtgCAATTCGTGATGTttgctttcctctctctctctctctctctctcggctttctctttcaaaagcaaaaacacACTCTCACTGGAATGGACTGAAATCGTTAACTTTCCTGCCGATGTGTGAGCACAAACATGTAGAGCCTTTTGGCTGGCCAGGTTTAGAACATCAGGTGTTGAGGTTATGACTTGTGAGTTCAAAGTCCTATGGCGTTGCGACATATCTACGTATTatgacccctttttttttgttacaattgATATGAGAGGATAGGGGAGTTTAAAGTTGCAACTCCAGGACGATAAGAGGTGGAATTAGGTATCCCTTCACGCTCAATGGCAAATGCAAATAGTTCTCCGTCACACTTGTGTCACAACACTGTTTTTCACCACACGCTCACGACGTTTGGGCAGTTCTTTTTCTACCGTGATACTTTTTCGCAGGTGAGAGAGAAACTCTAGGATTGTTTGTCAATCGACTAATTCCAGTATGAGGAAGAAGGAGAAGTTTCAATCTACATTAAATTGATCGAATCGTGAGAAGTTCTCGAAATTGGAAAGAGAATCTCTCACTGTTTCAAGCAGTGTTTGAGAATTTCTCAGTATATATCAATCATTAAGCTCAACAAATTGGGAATTTCTCTATTTCTTACCGTCCGTGGCGGCACTTCTGGCGACAGTGACGATCGGAGTTTTACTTTCTTGCCTTTATCCTCTGGTTTCGGAGTGGTCTGTTCCCTTTGTGGAACCTTTTCCACCCTCTGTGGGTGTTTCAGTTCCCTCAGTGAATTGTGCGAAGGGGAGGTCGGTGAGGCTGGTCAAATTACTGTTGCCGTCTCCATTACTGTTCGTGTATTCTCTCTGTGTGGAACTTTTATTGATGTACTTGGTGAGTGTCTATCCAACCCACTTGGATAACCCCAaagttgtggtttgttaccccATGGAGGGCTCCGGGATTTGGGCGTTTATAGCCTcccagcattttttttttcaatatgaaTTATACCTATGATTTTAAGGAACTGCTACAGCAACTGACCCATGGGGTCTCGAAATTGCACCGACGGGCAAGCAGGGCACTGATAATCCGATCCgttctataattttttaaaaaaaatttgagtgggCCCCTTggaaaatcaactcaatccgatatatgTAGGTAATTGATCCAATCTTCCCATTTTTCccgattttttcaaaaattggaaGTTTGAattgagcacctacacatatcgaattgagctgatttttttcagtCCCActcgatttaaaaaaaaaaattattgaacagctcggatcatacACGCGAGGCCCAGAGTGGGCTTCACGTGCCCGTCGGTGCAGTTTAGAGACCCCATGGGTAGAGCTGGGCAACACGAAACACGATAACatgacacgaaccggacacgaagttagcgggttagagTTGAACATTTTTGACACGAAACacaaaaatgacacgactcgagaacacgaattctaaatagGTCGagttcgggttgaacacgcgagacacgaaattgataCGATcaacacggttactaatctgtgtcactCATTAacacgaatatatatatatatatatacacatacacacacacacacacacacacacactctctatatagagttgggcaacgaACACGATAATACGACACGAATTGGatacgaagttaacgggttagagTTGAGCATTTCtaacacgaaacacgaaaatgacatgactcgagaaacacgaattctaaatgggtcgggatCGGGTTGtgtgatttgtgacacgaacccgactgacacgaaaccgacccgacccgacccggtACCCAGGTCTACCCATGGGTCGGTATCCGTAGGTTTCTCGTTCTCATAAATTGCAAATTTCTTCcataaaaaattgagaatttctACTCATAAAAAGCTGCCATGCCGCGCTATACGGTGACGTTTGATtcagagagagtgagaaagattcggagagagagagatagagatggTGGACGAAGTCATAAAGATAAGTCAGTTATATTCCCGTAGAATATGTATATTCCCCAGGATCCTATCACCCAATAAATCCCTTCATTTGCTCTTCAGGATATCTTTTTTACGGCTGGCCCCATGAAAATAGGTTTACAGAGTCCAATCGCGcgcgttcaaaatatttttggatggtCACAATTGAAAAACAATCTCAACTATTGATTGCGAAAACGGACGGCTGCGATTGCACCAATCCGCAAAAAACTTGTTCACAATTCCGCGGTGAATAAGTTTCTCGCTTTGCTctcaagtgatttttttttttttttttgtgtgtgtttcctTATACATTGGGTTTCCTTGTACATGGGTAACACATATAAACTACTCCGTATGTTCAATATTTGGGTCAACCTCTGCCTATAGTTTTTATAATTGGATTGTAAAATATAGCCAAAATTGTCTACCAAATAACGAAGGTTAGCTATGTGACAAACCtatttagaaagaaagaaaaaacagagatGGTTTATAGTTTTTACCTTCAAAACAAATTTGACACAACCCACTGTTATCATAAGTAATTATTCATTCATTGCATCTCGGCACCGTTATCATGTGTTGCCCCACAGGCCTTTAACACCACTCATTTACATGAGATACATACATTATGTAAATGTGTGGTGTCGTAGAGCTCCGTGGCACCACGTGAAGATGTCTAATGgcactaaataatttttctctTATCATATCCAACTTCCAACTCTTTACGGCTaacttattttatatatatttttaacggtcttgctattgtcagcctacTTGGTTGACGATGAAGacactagaaaacaaaaaaaacacgtatttttgtgaactttttacatcttttaatatacattcactcGCTTACTATTCTCAGCCCATtagactgattttagaatttttttttttaattgaacaCCTAGTATCTTCTTAAAATCTTGTTTTGACCCTCATTTTACCTATAAAGAGATTTTTTAGGGATAGTTTTGTTTGACAAGTCAaacatcttatttttttgggagaGATATGGTTCTATAAATAGCACATATAGCTGCTTCTTTAtcaaagtacttcaattttttttttgtcgatcgTTCAACATGAAGACATATGCTAGCATCCTCCTTATTGCGTTCTTCATCCATTGCATCCATGAATGTGTAGCTAATACGAATAGCACGATTGAGGTTTGTAGTGCTCTTATGTATCTTAATTAAGTTCATATTACTGCACCTTTCATATTACGAACTAAGGATTCAAGTATCGGCCActatatttatttatcttggTTGAAATTACTTTGAGAGATCGATTAAAAGGTTCACAAATTGCATTGTACCATCAATCAGTCACTCAAAACAACTTTTCCTTTCGCAAGTTTATGCTTAATTAGCGAGTTTTCTCTTCCATTACTTTTTTATGCGTataacttttaaaaatatattctatTTAACTTTGGTTTTGCAGCACTACATTGTGTACATGGGTCAACACTCGTTGTCGGACTCCAAAACTGTGATATCATCCAATCATGAAATGCTAGCTTCCGTTGTTGGCAGGTATACCTCATACTTAACACTTATGTATGTGCATCTATACTTTGTAGAGTTTAACCCGTTTGATGCACGGGAAGTCATATATCATCATTTCATAAATTAGCATgaatatatatttcttttcatttacaGAAATCAATATTAGCTTTGAGAAAAATTACAAGGtgtaaaaatatcattgaagaaacaaaccccaacaaaatACCCCTACAAAATAGGAGGTGGGAGAGAGTAGTTGGTGGCTGGATAAGATGTGCctttacattcttttttttcaagtttgtataaaatattttaatatctCAAAATTCTAGAAAAATAGAAATACATGGCCTTTTCAAGTCTACTAAATTTGCTTACGGTATAGATGGATATATAGATAGATGCACATATTCGTCTGCATGCATTCAACGACGAAACCAGCATCTTAACCCAAGAAGGCTACTGTATCATTGGACAATGTACGAGGTGTCATTTTACATTGCCTAATGATGCATTGCCTAATGATGCATTGCCGCATGAAAATGTTGTGTTTATTAATTGTTGTGCAAAATGTTGCGTTAATACCCTTTCGCTTATCTGATAGTATGTAACTTCTTTTTTGTCATTGGTAGTGTCGACCGCGCTCGGAAAGCCACAATCCACAACTATCACAAGAGCTTCAGAGGCTTCTCAGCCAGGCTAACACAAGAACAGGCCGATGAAATTGCAAGTAATAAGAGCGGCAATTGCAAACATATAGAATATGATCATCACAATAATTGCATCCATTAGTTGGTATAATACTCCGTATTGTCTAACAATTATGTTGTTTTTAATTCTACTTAATTTCTATGGTTGCAGAGAGCGATTCGGTTGTTTCTGTTTTCAAAAGTAGGCAATACGAACTCCAGACGACTAGGTCGTGGGATTTCATGGGGGCTACTGATCATAATAGCGTATTCGGCAACTACTCAGTAGATGAAAACTATGAAGTGATCGTCGGACACATTGATAGTGGTAAAGTCTACTGCAATATGCTCTGTTTTTTAGATTTCTCAACCAACCCCTCTGGTCAagacagataaaaaaaattagaaacaatCTAAACAtaagccaaaaagaaaagaaaagaaaagaaatgaccaaaatcaattttctcgAATGATtatttacatgtttttttttatttatttttttcaggaGTTTGGCCGGAGTCACCTAGTTTCAACCCGAATGACATGGGACCGGTACCGAGCAGATTTAAAGGAAAGTGTGTAACAGGGGAACAATTTTCAACTTCGAATTGCAATAGGTAAATTCTACTATCTATTATATAGTCTGGGACATAATATTTCCTGGAAATAGGTGGCAAATTTATGTTTTCcacaattacttttttttttagtaaatttttttccacaaatacTTGTTTCTCGGTCggtaaagtaattgaaaaagACTTGCCAAAGTgaaacaaaactttttttttttttttgatcaaagtGAAACAAAACTGAGTATTTCTGGAAACAAAAAACTGATTTTTGGCTTTTACGTATTTTTTGCATATTCAGTACCCTACGTAATTATCTTGCTATGGTAATAGCACATGATTGTTCTGAATTTCAGAATTGCAAACTATATTATGTTTGTTTATTATGTTTATCGTATCGGAGAGTAAACGAACATAATATAGTTTCATAGTATATTCTATATAGCAAGACAACCTCAATTCCATTGTGCGATTGCATAAGCTACCTTGTTGGTTTTCCTGATAAATCCATGTGACAAGGTGAGCTAGTAAGCGTATCTGCCGCTACCTAGTAGTTTTCTGGCCCTCTGATACCACTAAAGCCCAAAAAAACCCTGCTACCAAAGATTCACTATCATATTTTCGCTCTTCCATACGAAGATTTGGGGATTAATTTTTGCCCGCTTTTACGTGAACACTATGGCTGCTTCAGGCGCTCTTAtagtaataaattaaaaaatatacgaTCGTTTCGCTACGCATCATTCGATACTACCGCTTCTGCAACCGCTACCGTTAATTGGTTAGCGATCTGCTACTGCTATTTCAAACCTTGCTCTTCACAACAGTCACATGGATCgcttcttttgatttttttggaattatttCGGTGCAGGAAGTTGATCGGCGCACGTTACTACCATGGAGGATACGAGCAGGCGCACGGTCGTCTCGATTCAAATTCAAAGGGCCGTTCCTTCTTCCAATCAGCCCGCGACGATCTCGGTCACGGCACCCACACGGCCTCAACAGCTGTCGGCCGCTTCGTAACAGACTCCAACGCGCTAGGCGCCGGCAAAACCGTGCGGGGCGGGGCTCCGAAGGCACGGCTGGCGGTGTACAAGGTCTGCTGGTTCGACAAGTGCGACGGGTCGGACGTCCTGAAAGCCTTCGACGACGCCATCAGCGACCAGGTCGACGTGATCACCTTCTCAGTCGGTCAACCCCACGGACCCAGGAATTACAACTACTTGACCGACGAGCTTTCAATCGCGGCCTTCCATGCTTTCTTGAGAGGGATTCTGACTGTCGCTAGTGCCGGAAACGACGGAGAAAAGGGGCCCTACACCGTTTCCAATTCTTCGCCGTGGACTCTAACCGTTGCGGCTAGTTCTACTGATCGGGAATTTGTCTCCACCGTGCAACTTGGTGATGGAAACACTTTGCTGCAGGTATGCAAAACTTTTtcctgtttctttcttttctttttttcttctctcttaaggctcgtttttttttgttaactttgTATACATCAGCGAAAATTAGTTAGGGGGTGGTGTTAAAGTTAGCACAGGGGAGTTCCTCGAACCCTGGTCACCACTGGGAGAAGGGATATAAGCAACCAACTTCACTAGAGGTGGTTCTCTTAAGGCCCGGTTTATTTGGCCGAATATTGGTGCGgaaagtatttttaaaatgtagCAAAACAAGTGAAAATGTATTTTCCTTTCCGGATCTGGCTCGTCTCCGGTAATGGGAGAGAAGTTTTCTGCCCGGTTCCTCCTTTCTCAGGCCCATACCGGGCTCACATTAATGATCGAAATCctacaaaaatttgtttttgatcGCATACCGTTCAATACTTGATTCAAAAGCATAGCGTCCAGTATCTGATTCAAAAGCATACCATGTATCAGCTGCATGGGGATACCTAATAGGGTAATAGCCGATTTCCACAACGGATTTTTTTGCTCCCAATTTTGTGACATCGAGACCCATATGGATTATATTACACCACGATTCACCGTTATTCTGAACTTTGTGGTCGAATTTTCTTATGTAGATTCTATTGATATGAGTATGAATCTGTGACTAgctagaaaattaaaaattgggttGTTTGATGTATGACCAAATCTAATTTGAATAGCAAATTGGAATTATTCAGGGATTTGGGCACAACAAATACCAGATGAATGACTTCCGTTATGTTATTAAAGGAGGTGATGCAGCAAGGCCTGGCATTAGAAGACGAGATGCTACGTAAGTCAGTCATGCACAATCCTATTTTCAGGGCACTCTGTATTCATGTATCCATAAACATCGATAGAATCAAATAGAAATGATTTTCAAAGCACGTTTTAaagggtccgtttgattagagagaaaaatgcaatagaaagtgaaaatgagagaaagtgaaataaaagaaaagaaaaagaaattttttttcccacatcCATTTGATTAGGATGGAAGTTTTACAACAAAATAAGGAAGTGAGAGATTGTTGTTGATTCTCACAAGAAAATGAGATTTTCTTGCACTTTTTGTGTGAAAAAGAAAGGCAAGCTCTCTAGCTTTAAAGGGTTGCATGGAAAAATTtgtttcctctcattttctagGACATTCTTGCTCAGTGAAcaccgaatttttttttttttttctctttc carries:
- the LOC131321403 gene encoding subtilisin-like serine-protease S, whose protein sequence is MKTYASILLIAFFIHCIHECVANTNSTIEHYIVYMGQHSLSDSKTVISSNHEMLASVVGSVDRARKATIHNYHKSFRGFSARLTQEQADEIAKSDSVVSVFKSRQYELQTTRSWDFMGATDHNSVFGNYSVDENYEVIVGHIDSGVWPESPSFNPNDMGPVPSRFKGKCVTGEQFSTSNCNRKLIGARYYHGGYEQAHGRLDSNSKGRSFFQSARDDLGHGTHTASTAVGRFVTDSNALGAGKTVRGGAPKARLAVYKVCWFDKCDGSDVLKAFDDAISDQVDVITFSVGQPHGPRNYNYLTDELSIAAFHAFLRGILTVASAGNDGEKGPYTVSNSSPWTLTVAASSTDREFVSTVQLGDGNTLLQGFGHNKYQMNDFRYVIKGGDAARPGIRRRDATFCKRNALDTGIINGNVVVCFMESPDDNMLEKSSVVRDGGGVGMIVVDLHNNYDKGKGEYYPIPTSVINQDEADKLGNYVASFRDPAVKIWPTVETYNSEAPKMASFSSRGPDATTPEIIKPDITAPGVSILASWLAYSGAPPDATSFFFCSGTSMAAPHVSGVAAIIKAFNLGWSPAEIKSALITTAFSVDNTGNPIESNTKSATPFDMGSGHLNPNAALDPGLVYDMNADDILYFLCSRDTPISALQLLFGTVNCPNPQTGAYDLNLPSIGINNLVGGISVTRKVTYRGNNDGPKVFNVQIENPQGIEIKVQPSVLDFSSGQKTLTFRVDVNSRQALDDFVFGSLTWYNDKYSVRSPIAVRSVNN
- the LOC131321406 gene encoding uncharacterized protein LOC131321406 isoform X1, which produces MDIRGWRNKEALLRALYALFLGQVVSFLMAIMGFTASFIAELGVDTPLTLSFFSYLALALVYGSILLYRRQKLRVPWYWYVLLGFVDVQGNYLVNKAFEYSSITSVTLLDCWTVAWVIILTWYFLGTRYSLWQFCGAALCITGLGLVLISDAGVGSGGGSKPLLGDLLVIGGTFFFAISNVGEEFCVKKKDRVEVVSMIGLFGTLVSVCQIAIMERKTLESVQWSAEIILTFAGYAFASFMFYTLVPFVLQMSGATMFNLSILTSDMWAVIIRIFFYHQQVDWLYYLSFAIVVVGLVIYSKTEKDPVSIPALENRNVPYQVLGEEGVESRNETIAS
- the LOC131321406 gene encoding uncharacterized protein LOC131321406 isoform X3, which translates into the protein MDIRGWRNKEALLRALYALFLGQVVSFLMAIMGFTASFIAELGVDTPLTLSFFSYLALALVYGSILLYRRQKLRVPWYWYVLLGFVDVQGNYLGGSKPLLGDLLVIGGTFFFAISNVGEEFCVKKKDRVEVVSMIGLFGTLVSVCQIAIMERKTLESVQWSAEIILTFAGYAFASFMFYTLVPFVLQMSGATMFNLSILTSDMWAVIIRIFFYHQQVDWLYYLSFAIVVVGLVIYSKTEKDPVSIPALENRNVPYQVLGEEGVESRNETIAS